In Actinoplanes lobatus, the DNA window TCCCGATGCTGATCGGCACCCTGGCCGGGGGCATCCTGGCCGACCGGATGGACCGCCGGAAGCTGATCCTGCTGGCCCGGGGCTCCGCGGTGGTGGTGTTCGCGGTGCTGGCCCTGAACGCGGCGGCGGACACCCCGTACCTCTGGGTGATCTATCTGTCCGCGGCGGTCAACAGCGTCCTGAACGGACTGTCCGCGACCGCGCTGATGGCCACCACTCCCAACCTGGTCGGCCGCGACCAGCTGCCCGCGGCGGGCGCGCTGATGGCCATCACCGCCGAGCTGGGCGCGATCATCGGCCCGTCGGTCGCGGGTGGCCTCACCGAGCTCGCCGGCCTGTCCTGGAACTACGGCCTCACCGCGGTCGCCACGTTCATCACCACGGCGCTGATCGCCTTCATCAGGCCGCAGCCCCCGGCCGGCGCCGAACCCGACGAGTCTCCGCTGCGCTCGATCGCCGGTGGCCTGCGATTCGTGGCCGCCAACCGGTTGATCGCCGGGCTGCTGCTGATCGACATGGTCGTGGTCGTCTTCGCGATGCCGACCGCGATCTTCCCCGAGCTGACCGAGCGGATGTACGGCGACGGCGGCACCGTCCTCGGCCTGTTCTACGCGGCCCCCGGTGTGGGCGCGATGATCGCCGCCCTGGCCAGCGGCTGGACCGGCACGGTCAAGCACACCGGCCGCCACCTGATCTGGGCCACCGCGGCGTGCGGCCTGGCCGTCGCCGGGCTGGGCCTGACCGCCGACTGGCTGTGGGTGTCCCTGTTCTTCCTGGCCCTGCTCGGCGCCGCCGACACCATCTCGGAGATCCTGCGCCGCTCCCTGCTCCAGCACAACACCCCCGACCACCTCCAGGGCCGGGTGAGCAGCCTGTGGCTGGCGCAGACCAACGTGGGCCCGGCCATCGGCAGCGTCGAGGTCGCCCTCGCCGCCCGCCTGGCCGGCCCGGCCACGGCCCTGATCGCCGGTGGCATCCTGTGCGCGGCCGGAGCGGTCGCCGTCGGCGCGTCCAGCCGCGAACTCCGCGACGCCAGCCTCCACGACCCGAGCGCCGACGACCTCCTCGATGCCGCCGCCCCGACGTCCGGCAACTGAGCCCGCCGCCCGGCCGGCGATCGCCGGCCGGAGCGAGGTCGCATCCCGGTCCCGTCACCGGCGGCCGGCCACAAGGCTGAGCGCCCGCCCGGCCAGGGCGATCCGCGACGGGATCAACACCGCCACCACACCCGCGGCCAGGCTGGTCACGACCACCACCGCGATGGCGCCCCAGGGCACCACCACATGGGCTCCCGGATCGGTCTGCCGCAGCACCCCGGTGACCGCGATCAGGCTGGTCATCGCGACCGCGATACCGACGAGCAGAGCGCCCGCGATCACCGTCAGGGTCTCGTAGAGGATCGCCGTCAGCACCTGGCGCCCGGTGCCACCGGCCACCCGCAGCAGGGCCACCTCGCGGCGCCGCCGGCCGGCCGACATCAACAGGGTGTTGGCGATGGCGATCGCGCTGTACAGCAGCGCCATCCCGATCAGCAGGGAGAAGACCACCTGATTCGCCCGGCCGGCGGCGTCCGCCTGGGCCGCCAGCCAGTCCGGGGTGGAGGTGGCCGTACCACCGTACCGGCCGGCCACCTCGGTGATCGGGCCGGACGGATCAGTGCCCGCGCCGGTGGCCAGGTACACGGTGGTCAGCATCGGATCGTGCACATGCGGGGCGACACTCTCCCGCGACAGAAGCAGGCCCGGCAGCCCACCGCCGGACACCACCACGGCCGCCACCGCGACCTCGGTGCGGCTGCCGTCGCCGAAGTAGAGCGTGTGCCGTTCGCCGGCCTTCCACCCGACCATGTCCGCGCCCTCCCGGGTGAGCACCACCGAATCCGCCGCCAGGCCGTCCAGCGATCCG includes these proteins:
- the entS gene encoding enterobactin transporter EntS; the protein is MRLGDLVIDVTPLRTSRDFRFLFAARLVSLLGLGLTLVALPLQVWQLTHSSWHVGLVSVVNMVPMLIGTLAGGILADRMDRRKLILLARGSAVVVFAVLALNAAADTPYLWVIYLSAAVNSVLNGLSATALMATTPNLVGRDQLPAAGALMAITAELGAIIGPSVAGGLTELAGLSWNYGLTAVATFITTALIAFIRPQPPAGAEPDESPLRSIAGGLRFVAANRLIAGLLLIDMVVVVFAMPTAIFPELTERMYGDGGTVLGLFYAAPGVGAMIAALASGWTGTVKHTGRHLIWATAACGLAVAGLGLTADWLWVSLFFLALLGAADTISEILRRSLLQHNTPDHLQGRVSSLWLAQTNVGPAIGSVEVALAARLAGPATALIAGGILCAAGAVAVGASSRELRDASLHDPSADDLLDAAAPTSGN